One Glandiceps talaboti chromosome 2, keGlaTala1.1, whole genome shotgun sequence genomic region harbors:
- the LOC144444638 gene encoding centrosomal protein CCDC61-like — MSFTAKGGDSVTSVYVFRGMEYVVSMHVSDSCTLTVEVEDRLTADQWRGTFDNSYVEDLTHKTGNFKQFNIFVSMLETAITKTSESVSLDLLTYNDLELLRNRKAGVGTRTIPGAKAAALNTKRYLILTYTVEFDRIHYPLPLPYVGKPDPVLLQDTIRNLRDEIKRFKVQGHSEYKEAEFNRLKKDYDKLLKEKEEIESAFLQYRREVKNTTRGTAAKEIRIMKNIVKNLEEELITEKSKYRRQANKRNQDYRSLLEEVEELRASERNLRARVKSLTNELAVFTRGRMRGPSPLPRSSSQRRDAGRRPRSASRDRSLSRERPSSVSSARSASPSPSGARNPRFNPTAYIEHKKRQQQEAKLKKERRGRQAMYNKDRNALSADRSRSRARDSPLYSGGYHRRSGSVGSLGSRTSSLSDIEVASTGSQSARTRNKRNVLKRGKTSSSSMWLTPDVPMPGSGKTRNTVSTPDPAADLQKVRKLTSSSGKIRRSDLLEYGAADHKNGYYNRSAEMSEIDARLNALQRFMNDNLN, encoded by the exons ATGTCGTTCACTGCCAAAGGAGGTGACAGCGTCACAAGTGTCTATGTATTTCGTGGTATGGAATATGTGGTCAGTATGCATGTATCAGATTCATGCACGCTTACAGTTGAAGTTGAAGACAGGCTAACTGCAGACCAATGGAGAGGAACATTCGACAATTCAT ATGTTGAGGATTTGACTCACAAGACTGGTAATTTCAAACAGTTTAACATTTTTGTCAGTATGTTAGAAACAGCAATTACAAAG ACAAGTGAATCTGTATCGTTGGATTTATTGACATACAATGATTTAGAACTACTAAGGAATCGTAAGGCTGGTGTCGGTACCAGGACCATCCCAGGAGCTAAGGCTGCAGCACTGAACACTAAAAGATATCTTATTCTGACTTATACTGTAGAGTTTGATAG AATACACTACCCATTACCCCTACCCTATGTTGGTAAACCTGACCCAGTCTTACTACAGGACACCATCAGAAATCTCAGGGATGAAATCAAACGATTCAAGGTTCAA GGTCATTCTGAGTATAAGGAGGCAGAATTTAACAGGCTGAAAAAAGA TTATGACAAATTACTTAAAGAGAAAGAAGAAATAGAGTCAGCTTTCCTACAGTATAGGAGGGAAGTTAAAAACACCACCAGAGGTACTGCTGCTAAAGAAATCAgaataatgaaaaatattgtgaaGAATCTAGAAGAAGAATTGATCACAGAAAAGTCTAAATACCGACGACAAGCTAACAAAAGAAATCAAGATTATAGAAGTTTATTAGAAGAG GTTGAAGAGTTGAGAGCCAGTGAAAGGAATCTCCGTGCACGAGTAAAAAGTCTTACCAATGAACTTGCCGTTTTCACCAGAGG GAGAATGAGAGGACCATCTCCACTACCAAGAAGTTCATCTCAAAGAAGGGATGCAGGAAGGAGACCAAGATCAGCATCCAGAGATAGATCACTATCACGTGAAAGACCATCATCTGTGTCATCAGCAAGAAGtgcatcaccatcaccatcag GAGCAAGAAATCCAAGATTCAACCCAACAGCATATATTGAACACAAGAAGAGACAACAACAGGAAGCAAAACTTAAAAA GGAGAGAAGAGGAAGACAAGCCATGTATAACAAAGATAGAAATGCATTGTCAGCTGACAGGAGTAGATCTAGGGCCAGAGATTCACCCCTTTATTCAG GTGGATATCATAGAAGAAGTGGATCCGTTGGCAGTCTTGGTAGCAGGACGTCTTCTCTCAGCGACATTGAAGTAGCCTCCACTGGATCACAATCAGCTAGAACAAG GAATAAAAGGAATGTACTGAAACGAGGCaagacatcatcatcatctatgTGGTTAACTCCAGATGTT CCCATGCCAGGAAGTGGGAAGACAAGAAATA CTGTCAGTACTCCCGATCCCGCTGCTGATCTACAAAAAGTCAGGAAGTTAACATCATCATCCGGTAAAATCAGGAGAAGTGATCTTTTGGAATATGGAGCAGCAG ATCACAAAAATGGATATTACAACAGATCAGCAGAAATGTCGGAGATAGATGCCAGACTTAATGCATTACAACGATTTATGAATGATAATCTGAACTGA
- the LOC144444627 gene encoding putative mitogen-activated protein kinase kinase kinase 7-like: protein MADKIMAVKQVHLSDEIEPNNIHNELQILRDITKDDSRHFIHLFGVSTELYTVSTFINYIPGELTLRHIIYEDRFEVTYTQKIGYAIQLCQAVNYLHNNLKIVHNDINPRNILVDNDKLLLSNFSVSGYIGSKRHVGDGTLQYMAPEAVIPLTKTLRSTLDVWSTAATIIEIFTSAKPWPLVEDDDEFRYAFPKVLKRGYVIYPEGLEDIGSYSLVDILLPCFNAPNGRPAVKELIPKLEDSIVLYENEID, encoded by the exons ATGGCCGATAAGATAATGGCTGTGAAACAAGTCCATCTCAGTGACGAAATAGAACCAAATAACATCCACAACGAGTTGCAAATATTAAg GGATATCACTAAAGATGACAGTCGTCATTTCATTCACTTGTTTGGAGTATCAACTGAGTTGTACACAGTATCGACTTTTATTAATTACATTCCAGGCGAACTTACTTTGCGACATATTATTTATGAAGACAGATTTGAG GTTACTTACACGCAGAAGATTGGTTATGCTATTCAGCTTTGTCAGGCAGTGAATTACCTGCACAATAATCTCAAAATTGTACACAATGACATCAACCCACGTAATATTCTG GTCGATAATGATAAACTGCTGCTAAGCAACTTCAGTGTCTCTGGATATATTGGATCAAAAAGACACGTTGGTGACGGTACATTACAGTATATGGCACCAGAAGCAGTTATCCCCTTGACCAAGACCTTACGGTCAACCCTTGACGTGTGGTCTACAGCAGCCACAATCATCGAAATATTCACATCAGCAAAACCATGGCCGCTCGTAGAGGATGACGATGAATTTAGATACGCCTTTCCAAAAGTCCTGAAACGAGGCTATGTTATATATCCTGAAGGACTGGAAGACATTGGTAGTTACAGTTTAGTCGACATTCTGTTACCATGTTTCAATGCACCAAATGGAAGACCTGCTGTCAAAGAACTTATTCCAAAACTAGAAGATTCCATTGTATTGTACGAAAATGAAATAGATTAA
- the LOC144453581 gene encoding optic atrophy 3 protein homolog, with protein MVVGAFPLFKLGSLAIKQISKPIANALKMTAKTNEFFRKNICMPPAQLYHWSEINIKMRILGLGKAKSVKPLSEQSAVELGAEIIGETFIFTVGVGILVAEYWRQARNEQHKEDKQNDSILELQSQVEELHFVMERQDAKLRELNRRLAYLDHGKQKPVNTLSNEKVTEKNSSQNGKLIVDKSIKENVNDETKRKGWFW; from the exons ATGGTTGTGGGAGCTTTCCCACTCTTCAAACTTGGGTCGCTGGCGATCAAACAAATCAGTAAACCCATCGCCAATGCTCTCAAAATGACAGCTAAAACTAACGAATTCTTTAGGAAGAATATATGTATGCCGCCAGCACAGT TGTACCATTGGAGTGAAATCAACATCAAAATGAGAATTCTTGGACTCGGTAAAGCCAAGTCGGTGAAGCCACTTAGTGAGCAATCAGCCGTGGAGCTGGGCGCTGAAATCATCGGAGAAACATTCATCTTTACAGTGGGCGTTGGTATCCTGGTTGCGGAGTATTGGCGTCAGGCACGTAATGAACAACACAAAGAAGACAAACAAAATGACTCTATACTGGAGTTACAATCTCAAGTGGAGGAATTGCATTTCGTCATGGAGCGACAAGACGCTAAGTTACGAGAACTTAATCGAAGACTTGCATACTTAGATCATGGAAAACAAAAACCAGTGAATACACTATCAAATGAAAAGGTCACTGAGAAAAATTCTTCACAGAACGGAAAGTTGATTGTCGACAAAAGTATTAAGGAAAACGTGAACGATGAAACAAAACGTAAAGGGTGGTTTTGGTGa
- the LOC144444619 gene encoding putative mitogen-activated protein kinase kinase kinase 7-like — MTVVNRKIRQLYKGDNRQDRSNVVNEDIIEGLIPCGVHTVAPNSWETLTEIHSGRFAKIMKIKMADKIMAVKQVHLSDEIAPNNIHNELQILRDITKDGSRHFIHLFGVSTELYTVSTFINYIPGELTLRHIIYEDRFEVTYTQKIGYAIQLCQAVNNLHNNLKIVHNDINPRNILVDNDKLLLSNFSVSGYIGSKRHVGDGTLQYMAPEAVIPLTKTLRSTLDVWSTAATIIEIFTSAKPWPLVDDDDEFRYAFPKVLKRGYVIYPEGLEDIGSYSLVDILLPCFNAPNGRPAVKELIPKLEDSIVLYENEID, encoded by the exons ATGACTGTAGTAAATAGAAAGATCCGTCAACTTTATAAAGGAGATAATCGTCAGGATAGAAGCAATGTTGTAAATGAAGATATCATTGAAGGTCTCATACCATGTG GTGTGCACACAGTTGCACCGAACTCCTGGGAGACACTCACTGAAATTCATAGTGGCAGATTCGCCAAAATTATGAAGATAAAAATGGCCGATAAGATAATGGCTGTGAAACAAGTCCATCTCAGTGACGAAATAGCACCAAATAACATCCACAACGAGTTGCAAATATTAAg GGATATCACTAAAGATGGCAGTCGTCATTTCATTCACTTGTTTGGAGTATCAACTGAGTTGTACACAGTATCGACTTTTATTAATTACATTCCAGGCGAACTTACTTTGCGACATATTATTTATGAAGACAGATTTGAG GTTACTTACACGCAGAAGATTGGTTATGCTATTCAGCTTTGTCAGGCAGTGAATAACCTGCACAATAATCTCAAGATTGTACACAATGACATCAACCCACGTAATATTCTG GTCGATAATGATAAACTGCTGCTAAGCAACTTCAGTGTCTCTGGATATATTGGATCAAAAAGACACGTTGGTGACGGTACATTACAGTATATGGCACCAGAAGCAGTTATCCCCTTGACCAAGACTTTACGGTCAACCCTTGACGTGTGGTCTACAGCAGCCACCATCATCGAAATATTCACATCAGCAAAACCATGGCCGCTTGTAGATGATGACGATGAATTTAGATACGCCTTTCCAAAAGTCCTGAAACGAGGCTATGTTATATATCCTGAAGGACTGGAAGACATTGGTAGTTACAGTTTGGTCGACATTCTGTTACCATGTTTCAATGCACCAAATGGAAGACCTGCTGTCAAAGAACTTATTCCAAAACTAGAAGATTCCATTGTATTGTACGAAAATGAAATAGATTAA